In Streptomyces alboniger, the following are encoded in one genomic region:
- a CDS encoding class II aldolase/adducin family protein, which translates to MQAPTPIPVERLRFAMPPVHDSPEGERRYRKERLAGALRIFGRLGYEDGVSGHITARDPEHPDCFWVNPFGMPFKHVTVGDLVLANADGQVVEGRYHVNQAAFTVHAQAHLARPDVVAVAHCHSMYGRALSTLGELLDPITQEACAFYESHALYDGYTGVVVNAEEGRRIASTLGGHKAVILRNHGLLTVGDSVDAAAWWFLSMERSCQVQLSARAAGRPVLIGHKQAVQTREQLGGDLVAWINYQPLWQDISRSEPDLLT; encoded by the coding sequence ATGCAGGCACCCACGCCGATACCCGTCGAGCGGTTGCGGTTCGCGATGCCGCCCGTGCACGACTCGCCGGAGGGCGAACGGCGGTATCGGAAGGAGCGGCTCGCCGGGGCCCTGCGGATCTTCGGACGGCTCGGCTACGAGGACGGAGTCTCCGGGCACATCACCGCACGGGACCCGGAACACCCGGACTGCTTCTGGGTGAACCCGTTCGGAATGCCCTTCAAGCACGTCACCGTGGGCGACCTCGTCCTCGCCAACGCCGACGGCCAGGTGGTCGAGGGGCGCTATCACGTCAACCAGGCCGCCTTCACCGTCCACGCCCAGGCGCATCTCGCGCGGCCCGACGTCGTAGCCGTCGCGCACTGCCACTCCATGTACGGCCGCGCGCTCTCCACGCTGGGCGAACTCCTCGACCCGATCACCCAGGAGGCCTGCGCCTTCTACGAGAGTCACGCGCTGTACGACGGCTACACGGGCGTCGTCGTGAACGCCGAGGAGGGGCGCAGGATCGCCTCCACGCTCGGCGGCCACAAAGCGGTGATCCTGCGCAACCACGGCCTGCTCACCGTCGGCGACTCCGTCGACGCCGCGGCCTGGTGGTTCCTCTCCATGGAACGCTCCTGCCAGGTCCAGCTGAGCGCCCGGGCCGCGGGCCGCCCGGTGCTGATCGGCCACAAACAGGCGGTACAGACGCGGGAGCAGCTCGGCGGCGACCTGGTCGCGTGGATCAACTACCAGCCCCTGTGGCAGGACATCAGCCGCAGCGAACCGGACCTGTTGACCTGA
- a CDS encoding DoxX family protein yields MAHGMRTDRHTSYPRRDGWRETATRYALLPLRIFLGVTFIYAGLDKLTDSSFMRADGVGSIGQMMEQIRDISAVPALVDLSLKNPVGFGYAIALGELVVGIGTLIGLFARVAALGGALISLSLWLTVSWSTDPYYYGNDLAYLMAWLPLVLAGALVFSVDAMLAARRGEPHGSTRPSKP; encoded by the coding sequence ATGGCTCACGGCATGCGGACGGACCGGCACACCAGCTACCCCCGGCGCGACGGCTGGCGGGAGACCGCCACCCGCTACGCCCTGCTCCCCTTGCGGATCTTCCTTGGCGTCACCTTCATCTACGCCGGCCTCGACAAGCTCACGGACAGCTCCTTCATGCGGGCGGACGGAGTGGGCTCGATCGGCCAGATGATGGAGCAGATCCGCGACATCTCCGCGGTCCCCGCCCTGGTAGACCTCTCCCTCAAGAACCCCGTGGGCTTCGGCTACGCCATCGCCCTCGGTGAACTCGTCGTCGGCATCGGCACCCTGATCGGCCTCTTCGCCCGGGTCGCCGCACTCGGCGGCGCGCTGATCTCACTCAGCCTCTGGCTGACCGTCAGCTGGTCCACCGACCCCTACTACTACGGCAACGACCTCGCGTATCTGATGGCGTGGCTGCCGCTGGTGCTCGCCGGGGCGTTGGTCTTCTCCGTCGATGCCATGCTCGCCGCCCGCCGCGGAGAGCCCCACGGTTCCACCAGGCCCAGCAAGCCGTAG
- a CDS encoding PspC domain-containing protein, with protein MTDQQPAETETEAAIRDALSGAHGEPDGPAYGHEPGLLAQERKFHRDRPHKRLGGVCAGLGRYCDMDPVIFRVGVAILAITSGLGLVIYGFAWLLVPYEGEEENEARKVLSGRVDGQALTAVLFALVGCGVFLTLLNNGGALTFAAVLTLLLAGAGYWSQQRAALDPDPVSAHAAADAPPEAKAPPVAGGPSWWRDPIVKDGTHDGISGYFWGPEGLDIAYQPTGHHQGVHRTKAAAPAPPPTPRGPRWIGGWVFLLALLAGGLGTGLTWEDQPLGTTLQTGLACALAVFGLGIALSAFLGRTGAGSIVLAVLTAGLLAATAALPKNITTHYARTDWIPASAADVRPRYEVGLGTGTLDLSKIDIGKGRTLETSAETGMGDLKVIVPKDATVRLNAEVGIGDIVLPGDESKDLDIAPDREKRVTLKPPTGSKDGGTIDLRLEVGVGLAKVTRAAS; from the coding sequence ATGACAGATCAGCAGCCCGCCGAGACGGAGACCGAGGCCGCCATCCGCGACGCCCTGTCCGGCGCGCATGGCGAGCCGGACGGCCCGGCGTACGGCCATGAGCCGGGCCTGCTCGCGCAGGAGCGGAAGTTCCACCGCGATCGCCCGCACAAAAGGCTCGGCGGGGTGTGCGCGGGGCTCGGGCGGTACTGCGACATGGACCCGGTGATCTTCCGCGTCGGCGTCGCGATCCTCGCGATCACCAGCGGACTCGGCCTGGTGATCTACGGCTTCGCCTGGCTCTTGGTGCCGTACGAGGGGGAGGAGGAGAACGAGGCACGCAAAGTCCTCTCGGGCCGCGTCGACGGCCAGGCCCTGACGGCCGTGCTCTTCGCGCTCGTCGGCTGCGGCGTCTTCCTCACCCTGTTGAACAACGGCGGAGCGCTCACCTTCGCCGCCGTCCTCACCCTCCTCCTCGCGGGCGCGGGGTACTGGTCGCAGCAGCGCGCGGCCCTCGATCCCGACCCGGTCTCCGCGCACGCCGCGGCGGACGCCCCGCCCGAGGCGAAGGCGCCGCCCGTCGCCGGGGGCCCGTCCTGGTGGCGTGACCCCATAGTCAAGGACGGCACGCACGACGGGATCTCCGGTTATTTCTGGGGACCCGAAGGCCTCGACATCGCCTACCAGCCGACGGGCCACCACCAGGGCGTGCACCGCACCAAGGCGGCGGCCCCCGCCCCGCCGCCCACGCCTCGCGGGCCGCGCTGGATCGGCGGTTGGGTGTTCCTCCTCGCGCTGCTCGCCGGTGGCCTCGGCACCGGCTTGACCTGGGAGGACCAGCCGCTCGGCACGACGTTGCAGACGGGCCTGGCGTGCGCCCTCGCGGTGTTCGGTCTCGGGATCGCGCTCAGCGCCTTCCTGGGACGCACGGGGGCGGGTTCGATCGTGCTCGCGGTGCTCACCGCGGGCCTCCTCGCGGCCACGGCGGCCCTGCCGAAGAACATCACCACGCATTACGCCCGCACCGACTGGATACCGGCGTCGGCGGCGGACGTCCGCCCGCGGTACGAGGTGGGTCTCGGCACGGGCACACTCGACCTGAGCAAGATCGACATCGGCAAGGGCCGGACACTGGAGACCAGCGCCGAGACCGGGATGGGCGACCTCAAGGTGATCGTGCCGAAGGACGCCACCGTTCGGCTGAACGCGGAAGTGGGCATCGGCGACATCGTGTTGCCGGGCGACGAGAGCAAAGACCTGGATATCGCTCCGGACCGGGAGAAGAGAGTGACGCTGAAGCCGCCCACGGGCAGCAAGGACGGCGGCACGATCGATCTGCGGCTCGAAGTAGGCGTCGGACTAGCGAAGGTGACCCGTGCTGCGTCATGA
- a CDS encoding ATP-binding protein: MPEAAAPPLDAVRPLRKLYRSGDGRWLGGVARGLAGHLGLPVIWVRLIFVGLFTADGLGALLYGAFWFFVPLGIGGVDAERPPAAVTTDTSPDGRRRLVARKPDKGQIVALLAMVVVSMVFVGNVDLDGSTKAYVVPTLLVAAGVALVWRQADNARRARWMAVGRRRRTLTLARSAAGVLLVGAGVSGIFVLQGSAAHLGAVLQAALAVLVGIALLAGPYLVRMTQDLSEERLMRIRAQERAEVAAHVHDSVLHTLTLIQRNAERASEVRRLARAQERDLRVWLYKPEGTGKDEDEEPDTLAEAVRHSAAEIEDKHGVPIEVVVVGDCSLDDRLTAQMQAAREAMVNAAKYGGEGGAVQVFAEVEEEKVFVSVRDRGPGFDLDSVPDDRMGVRESIIGRMQRNGGTARLRAVPGGGTEVELVMERTATT, from the coding sequence ATGCCGGAAGCCGCCGCACCTCCCCTCGACGCCGTCAGACCGCTGCGCAAGCTCTACCGCAGCGGTGACGGGCGATGGCTCGGTGGAGTCGCGCGCGGCCTCGCCGGGCATCTCGGACTGCCCGTGATTTGGGTCAGGCTCATCTTCGTCGGCCTGTTCACGGCGGACGGTCTCGGCGCTCTGCTGTACGGGGCGTTCTGGTTCTTCGTCCCGCTCGGTATCGGCGGCGTCGACGCCGAGCGGCCACCCGCGGCCGTCACGACCGATACGTCACCGGACGGCCGCCGAAGACTCGTGGCCCGCAAGCCGGACAAGGGCCAGATCGTCGCGCTCCTCGCGATGGTCGTCGTCTCCATGGTCTTCGTAGGCAATGTGGACCTGGACGGCTCGACCAAGGCATACGTCGTGCCGACGCTGCTCGTCGCCGCCGGCGTCGCTCTAGTCTGGCGCCAGGCCGACAATGCCCGCCGGGCCCGCTGGATGGCCGTCGGCCGCCGTCGGCGCACCCTTACGCTCGCCCGGTCGGCGGCCGGGGTGCTCCTGGTCGGCGCCGGGGTCTCCGGCATATTCGTACTCCAGGGCTCCGCCGCGCATCTCGGCGCCGTGTTGCAGGCCGCGCTGGCCGTGCTCGTCGGTATCGCGCTCCTCGCAGGTCCCTACCTCGTCCGCATGACACAGGACCTCTCCGAGGAGCGGCTGATGCGCATCCGCGCCCAGGAGAGAGCCGAGGTCGCCGCCCATGTGCACGACTCCGTGCTGCACACCCTGACCCTGATCCAGCGCAACGCGGAGAGGGCGAGCGAGGTGCGCCGCCTCGCCCGCGCCCAGGAGCGCGACCTGCGCGTCTGGCTCTACAAACCCGAAGGCACCGGCAAGGACGAGGACGAGGAGCCCGACACCCTCGCCGAGGCGGTACGCCACAGCGCGGCGGAGATCGAGGACAAACACGGAGTCCCGATCGAGGTCGTCGTGGTCGGCGACTGCTCGCTCGACGACCGGCTGACCGCGCAGATGCAGGCCGCGAGGGAAGCCATGGTGAACGCCGCCAAGTACGGTGGCGAGGGCGGTGCGGTGCAGGTCTTCGCCGAAGTCGAGGAAGAGAAGGTGTTCGTGTCCGTCCGGGACCGGGGCCCCGGCTTCGACCTGGATTCCGTTCCCGACGACCGCATGGGCGTACGAGAATCGATCATCGGCCGCATGCAGCGCAACGGCGGCACGGCGCGCCTGCGCGCGGTGCCGGGCGGCGGCACGGAAGTCGAGCTGGTAATGGAGAGGACGGCGACGACATGA